One stretch of Sulfuricystis multivorans DNA includes these proteins:
- a CDS encoding heavy-metal-associated domain-containing protein, which produces METTLIKITGMSCGGCTASVTKVLSETPGVAKVEVQLSPGQATVEFDPAKVTREALCAAIEDAGFGAE; this is translated from the coding sequence ATGGAAACGACATTGATCAAGATCACCGGCATGTCCTGCGGCGGCTGCACCGCCAGCGTGACGAAGGTGCTTTCCGAAACGCCGGGGGTGGCGAAGGTCGAGGTGCAGCTTTCCCCCGGTCAGGCGACCGTGGAATTCGATCCGGCCAAGGTGACGCGGGAAGCGCTGTGCGCGGCGATCGAAGATGCCGGGTTCGGCGCCGAATGA